In one Bacillota bacterium genomic region, the following are encoded:
- a CDS encoding ATP-dependent Clp protease ATP-binding subunit, producing MFGSFTERAQRVLYLSQEEARKFGHDVVGTEHILLGLVIEGQGVAARALSNMGIEPDRVRKEVEKIIGRGEPRQVESVGLSPRAKRVLELAVDEARSMGHGYVGTEHLLLGLIREGEGIAAQVLQNLGAELERVRVQVLALLGGPQGQPGRPEGQGQGAARAQKRHGTPTLEQFGRDLTALAREGKLDPVIGREKEINRVIQVLSRRTKNNPVLIGDPGVGKTAIVEGLAQKLVKGDVPELLRNRRVLTMDMGALVAGTKYRGEFEERLKKVIDEITGAGDVILFIDEMHTLVGAGAAEGAIDAANILKPALARGELQCIGATTLDEYRKHIEKDAALERRFQPIQVGEPKVEETIAILEGLRDRYEAHHRVKITDEALRAAAILSDRYITDRFLPDKAIDLIDEASSKVRLAAHMAPPDLKKLEEELERVRTEKESAIKNEEFEKAAELRDREQKLREQLDNQRQEWKNQRYIEGAVVGEDEIAEVVSSWTGVPVSRLAQTETERLLKLEEILHQRVIAQDEAVTAIAKAIRRARAGIKDPKRPVGSFIFLGPTGVGKTELARALAEALFGDEDAMIRIDMSEYMERHTVSRLIGAPPGYVGYEEAGQLTERIRRRPYSVVLFDEVEKAHPEVFNILLQVLEDGRLTDGQGRTVDFRNAVVIMTSNVGATMIERDTVLGFRDTTTEADSYERMKDKVLTELRRTFRPEFLNRVDEVIVFHALTEEHIRRIVDLMLREVQSHLDPRGITLEFTDAAKDFLVREGYDREYGARPLRRVIQRLVEDRLSEEVLAGRVREGQHVQIDESDGNLVFRAGVQSA from the coding sequence ATGTTCGGGTCATTCACTGAGAGGGCTCAGCGAGTCCTCTATCTATCCCAGGAAGAAGCCCGCAAGTTCGGCCACGACGTCGTCGGCACCGAACACATTCTGCTTGGCCTGGTGATCGAAGGCCAGGGAGTGGCGGCGCGCGCTCTTTCGAACATGGGGATCGAGCCGGACAGGGTCAGAAAAGAAGTGGAGAAGATAATCGGACGCGGGGAACCAAGACAGGTGGAGTCTGTGGGCCTTTCCCCCAGGGCCAAGCGTGTGCTGGAACTGGCAGTCGACGAGGCGCGGTCGATGGGCCACGGGTACGTTGGCACTGAGCACCTCCTCCTCGGGCTTATTCGGGAGGGGGAGGGCATAGCAGCTCAGGTCCTACAGAACCTCGGGGCTGAACTCGAGCGTGTTCGTGTGCAGGTCTTGGCCCTTCTCGGCGGCCCGCAGGGGCAGCCTGGGCGGCCAGAAGGGCAGGGACAGGGTGCCGCACGTGCCCAGAAACGCCACGGCACTCCCACCCTGGAGCAGTTCGGAAGGGATCTCACCGCCCTGGCCAGAGAGGGCAAGCTCGATCCCGTGATCGGGCGGGAGAAAGAGATCAACCGGGTGATTCAGGTCTTGAGCCGCAGGACCAAGAACAACCCGGTCCTGATAGGCGACCCGGGGGTGGGCAAGACTGCCATAGTCGAAGGTCTGGCCCAGAAGCTGGTCAAGGGAGACGTCCCTGAGCTCCTGCGCAATCGTCGCGTCCTCACCATGGACATGGGAGCTCTCGTCGCGGGGACCAAGTACCGCGGGGAATTCGAGGAGCGCCTCAAGAAGGTCATCGATGAGATCACTGGAGCGGGTGATGTCATCCTGTTCATAGACGAGATGCACACCCTTGTCGGGGCAGGGGCGGCGGAGGGCGCCATCGACGCCGCGAACATCCTCAAACCCGCGCTGGCTCGGGGGGAGCTCCAGTGCATAGGTGCGACCACGCTCGATGAATACCGCAAGCACATCGAGAAAGACGCGGCGCTGGAGCGGAGGTTCCAGCCCATCCAGGTGGGCGAGCCCAAGGTGGAGGAGACCATTGCCATACTCGAAGGGCTCCGTGACAGGTACGAGGCTCACCACAGGGTCAAGATCACCGACGAGGCACTCCGGGCGGCCGCGATACTGTCCGACCGGTACATCACTGACAGGTTCCTTCCTGACAAGGCCATCGACCTGATCGACGAGGCATCGTCCAAGGTCAGGCTGGCGGCGCACATGGCTCCTCCAGACCTCAAGAAGCTCGAGGAGGAGCTCGAGCGGGTTCGGACCGAGAAGGAGTCGGCTATCAAGAACGAGGAGTTCGAGAAGGCTGCCGAGCTCCGCGACCGCGAACAGAAGCTCCGGGAGCAATTGGACAACCAAAGGCAGGAGTGGAAGAACCAGAGGTACATCGAAGGTGCAGTCGTGGGCGAGGACGAGATAGCCGAGGTTGTATCCTCTTGGACCGGCGTTCCCGTCAGCAGGCTCGCTCAGACCGAGACCGAGCGGCTGCTGAAACTGGAGGAGATCCTCCACCAACGGGTGATCGCCCAGGATGAGGCGGTGACTGCGATCGCAAAGGCCATCCGCCGTGCGCGAGCAGGCATAAAGGACCCCAAGAGGCCGGTCGGTTCATTCATCTTTCTGGGGCCAACCGGCGTCGGGAAGACCGAGCTTGCAAGGGCACTGGCGGAGGCTTTGTTCGGAGACGAGGACGCGATGATCCGCATCGACATGTCGGAGTACATGGAGCGCCATACCGTGTCCAGGCTGATCGGAGCGCCTCCAGGATATGTCGGCTACGAGGAGGCGGGCCAGCTGACCGAGAGGATCCGCAGACGGCCGTACTCAGTGGTTCTCTTCGACGAGGTAGAGAAAGCTCACCCTGAAGTGTTCAACATTCTCCTTCAGGTCCTCGAGGACGGCCGGCTGACCGACGGGCAGGGTAGGACTGTCGACTTTCGAAACGCAGTCGTGATAATGACGTCGAACGTCGGAGCCACTATGATCGAGCGCGACACTGTCCTTGGGTTCAGAGACACCACGACCGAGGCGGACTCCTATGAGAGGATGAAGGACAAGGTCCTCACCGAACTCAGACGAACGTTCCGACCTGAGTTCCTGAACCGCGTGGACGAAGTGATCGTCTTCCACGCGCTGACCGAGGAACACATCAGGCGGATCGTCGATCTGATGCTCCGCGAGGTGCAGAGCCATCTCGACCCAAGGGGTATAACTCTGGAGTTCACGGATGCCGCCAAGGACTTCCTGGTCAGGGAGGGGTACGACCGGGAGTACGGGGCGAGGCCCCTCAGGCGTGTCATCCAGAGACTTGTCGAGGACCGGCTGTCTGAGGAAGTTCTGGCTGGCCGGGTGCGCGAAGGACAGCATGTCCAGATCGATGAGTCCGACGGGAATCTTGTATTCCGGGCGGGGGTCCAGTCAGCCTGA
- a CDS encoding DUF1573 domain-containing protein has protein sequence MAELSCEQFQSAVSEYLIRHRSILDVMSKFQEASARTNRAVAKAVTSCGCLEVSARRQRFPEDVALSDIKRLVDSHLSGDLCPDCREALETEIGQTLFYLAALCALVDMNLDEIMAKEFSRLTMLGIFNLT, from the coding sequence GTGGCCGAGTTGTCCTGCGAGCAATTCCAGTCCGCCGTCTCGGAGTATCTTATCCGCCACCGCAGCATTCTCGACGTCATGTCGAAATTCCAGGAAGCAAGCGCTAGAACCAACAGGGCCGTGGCAAAAGCAGTCACTTCGTGCGGTTGTCTCGAGGTAAGCGCGAGGCGTCAAAGGTTTCCTGAGGACGTGGCGCTTTCTGACATCAAGCGGCTGGTGGACTCACACCTGTCCGGCGACCTCTGTCCCGACTGTAGGGAAGCACTGGAAACTGAAATCGGCCAGACCCTTTTCTACCTCGCGGCACTGTGTGCTTTGGTGGACATGAACCTCGACGAGATCATGGCCAAGGAGTTCAGCCGCCTGACCATGCTCGGCATCTTCAATCTCACCTAG
- a CDS encoding protein arginine kinase, which yields MGTNRRGNKDSALWMVGEGPECDIVLSSRVRLARNLAGVPFPHTAGPEQLEEVVSRVRKAIESTPAIGPTEILVLSEIPMVERQLLVEEHLASPQHIQDPRNKAIILNRDRSVSIMVNEEDHLRIQAILPGLQLEEALRLCSATDDAIEETLDYAFDEALGYLCACPTNVGTGLRASVMLHLPALAMVNMLGQVLGAVSKVGLAIRGIYGEGTEATGNLFQISNQVTMGRAEEEIVSHLKAVAKQVMDSERNARTAILTDARGQLEDRVFRSFGVLTNARMISSEEALRLLSDVKLGANLGLIDHVPGTIFTDLAARIMPAHMHKLMGKELTAWERDTYRATLIREKLISGKGEQ from the coding sequence ATGGGCACGAACAGGCGAGGCAACAAGGACTCCGCCCTTTGGATGGTGGGAGAGGGTCCCGAGTGCGACATCGTCCTCTCGAGCCGGGTGAGGCTGGCGAGGAACTTGGCGGGTGTTCCGTTCCCGCACACGGCAGGCCCTGAACAGCTAGAGGAAGTGGTGTCGCGGGTGCGGAAGGCGATTGAGTCCACTCCCGCGATTGGACCCACTGAGATCCTGGTTTTGTCCGAGATACCGATGGTTGAGAGGCAGCTGCTCGTAGAGGAGCACCTGGCGAGCCCTCAGCACATCCAAGACCCAAGGAACAAGGCGATAATCCTCAACAGAGACCGGTCTGTGAGCATAATGGTGAATGAAGAGGACCACCTGAGGATCCAGGCCATTCTCCCTGGGCTCCAGCTGGAGGAGGCTTTGCGGCTCTGCTCCGCGACGGATGATGCGATCGAGGAGACTCTCGACTATGCGTTCGATGAGGCCCTCGGGTACCTCTGCGCGTGCCCAACTAACGTGGGGACGGGGCTTAGAGCCTCTGTCATGCTGCACCTTCCTGCCCTGGCCATGGTGAACATGCTCGGGCAGGTGCTGGGGGCTGTCTCCAAGGTGGGCCTGGCGATCAGGGGTATATACGGCGAGGGAACCGAGGCCACGGGCAACCTGTTCCAGATCAGCAACCAGGTGACCATGGGCCGGGCCGAGGAAGAAATAGTGAGCCATCTGAAAGCCGTTGCCAAGCAGGTCATGGACTCTGAGCGGAACGCGAGGACCGCGATACTCACAGATGCGAGAGGGCAGCTCGAGGACAGGGTCTTCCGGTCTTTCGGGGTGCTGACGAATGCCAGGATGATCAGCTCCGAAGAGGCCTTGCGGCTTCTTTCCGACGTAAAGCTGGGCGCGAACCTCGGCCTCATAGACCATGTGCCGGGCACGATATTTACAGACCTTGCAGCCAGAATCATGCCGGCCCACATGCACAAACTCATGGGTAAGGAGCTTACCGCCTGGGAGAGGGACACCTACCGCGCCACCCTCATCAGGGAGAAGCTCATCTCCGGCAAGGGGGAACAGTAG
- a CDS encoding UvrB/UvrC motif-containing protein, translating to MLCEVCQQRPANVHVTKIINSVKTELHLCQQCARERGELDALEGPKFAFSNLLAGLLQSEPAFGIPVGISGGGRRKCETCGLEYTEFMNTGFLGCSDCYSQFAGRLGPLIGKIHGHTRHTGKVPRRTGKAVRARQELESLRKELRMLIEAEEYEKAALVRDRIRAIEKSNQTGLTGGDDGRQA from the coding sequence ATGCTCTGCGAAGTGTGCCAACAGAGGCCAGCTAATGTGCATGTGACGAAGATCATTAACAGCGTCAAGACCGAACTCCACCTGTGCCAGCAGTGCGCCAGAGAGCGAGGGGAGCTTGACGCTTTGGAGGGGCCGAAGTTTGCGTTCTCGAACCTCCTGGCTGGCTTGCTCCAGAGCGAACCGGCCTTCGGGATTCCGGTAGGGATCTCGGGAGGTGGCAGGCGCAAGTGCGAGACCTGCGGCCTTGAGTATACGGAGTTCATGAACACAGGGTTCTTGGGGTGCTCGGACTGCTATTCCCAATTCGCGGGGAGACTTGGGCCGTTGATCGGCAAGATCCACGGGCACACGCGTCACACGGGCAAGGTGCCCAGGCGGACGGGCAAGGCAGTCAGGGCCCGCCAGGAACTGGAGTCGCTCAGGAAGGAACTGCGCATGCTCATCGAGGCTGAAGAGTACGAGAAAGCCGCGCTGGTCCGCGACAGGATCAGGGCAATCGAGAAGTCCAACCAGACCGGGTTGACCGGGGGAGACGACGGGAGGCAGGCCTGA
- the radA gene encoding DNA repair protein RadA, whose protein sequence is MARKERALFVCGECGHESFKWMGKCPVCGGWNTMAEVSNPAGAGSRTGVGRGAAGRRGDGHLGADPVPIPDVDEAGEQRVPTGIGEFDRVLGGGIVPGSVVLISGDPGIGKSTLLLQVSDRVARAGERVLYITGEESVRQIGLRARRLGIRTGSLLVMADTNIVAVDEQIRRIKPGLAVVDSVQTMADPELDSSPGSVAQVREVTGRLVRAAKEEGVPVFVVGHVTKSGAIAGPRVLEHMVDTVVYFEGETHHAHRLVRAVKNRFGSTDEVGIFQMRDGGLFEVENPSEVLLAERPGGEAGSAVVASVEGTRPLLVEVQALVARSSSGTPRRTTTGVDYNRAAIIVAVLDRRVGLSIGFYDIYVSVAGGVSLSEPAADLGIATAIASSFRGVPTRRATAVFGEIGLAGELRAVNRAELRIAEAARLGFTRCVIPSHNLRSLERDQRRELGIEVVGVGTLRRALEEAIREV, encoded by the coding sequence GTGGCAAGGAAAGAGAGGGCGTTGTTTGTCTGCGGGGAGTGCGGGCATGAGTCGTTCAAGTGGATGGGGAAGTGCCCGGTGTGCGGTGGCTGGAACACCATGGCGGAGGTGTCAAACCCGGCCGGGGCGGGCAGCCGGACCGGGGTTGGCAGGGGCGCGGCCGGACGCCGCGGCGACGGCCACTTGGGAGCCGACCCCGTTCCGATCCCCGATGTCGATGAGGCGGGCGAGCAACGCGTCCCTACAGGCATCGGCGAGTTCGACCGGGTCCTGGGAGGGGGGATCGTCCCAGGTTCTGTCGTTCTCATAAGCGGTGACCCAGGAATCGGGAAGTCCACTCTTCTTCTGCAGGTATCCGACAGGGTAGCCCGGGCAGGGGAGAGAGTCCTCTACATCACAGGGGAAGAATCCGTCAGGCAGATAGGCCTTAGGGCGAGAAGACTCGGGATCCGCACCGGGTCTCTTCTGGTGATGGCCGATACAAACATCGTGGCCGTGGACGAGCAGATCCGAAGGATCAAGCCGGGACTCGCCGTCGTGGATTCCGTACAGACGATGGCGGACCCGGAGCTTGATTCATCGCCAGGAAGTGTAGCGCAGGTCAGGGAGGTCACCGGGCGTCTGGTGCGGGCTGCGAAGGAGGAAGGCGTGCCCGTATTCGTAGTCGGGCACGTGACGAAATCTGGAGCCATAGCGGGGCCACGTGTCCTCGAGCACATGGTCGACACCGTAGTCTACTTCGAGGGTGAGACACACCATGCCCACAGGCTAGTCCGGGCTGTCAAGAACAGGTTCGGGTCCACTGACGAGGTCGGAATCTTCCAGATGCGAGACGGGGGACTATTCGAGGTCGAGAATCCGTCGGAGGTCCTGTTGGCAGAGAGGCCCGGGGGTGAGGCCGGTTCCGCGGTCGTCGCAAGCGTGGAGGGAACTCGCCCCCTGCTAGTGGAGGTCCAGGCATTAGTGGCGAGGTCCTCGTCTGGGACTCCCCGGAGGACGACCACGGGCGTGGACTACAACCGCGCGGCGATCATCGTCGCGGTGCTCGACCGCAGAGTGGGCCTCTCGATAGGGTTCTATGACATCTACGTGAGCGTGGCAGGGGGAGTCTCGCTGTCGGAGCCTGCGGCTGATCTCGGCATCGCGACCGCGATAGCCTCCAGCTTCCGTGGAGTCCCAACGAGGCGCGCGACCGCGGTCTTCGGTGAGATCGGCCTCGCGGGCGAACTCCGGGCAGTGAACCGCGCTGAGCTCAGAATCGCCGAGGCTGCGAGACTCGGGTTCACCAGGTGCGTGATTCCATCCCACAACCTCCGCTCGCTAGAGCGGGATCAGAGGCGAGAGCTCGGCATCGAGGTCGTCGGGGTCGGGACTCTCAGACGGGCACTTGAGGAGGCCATTCGGGAGGTGTAG
- the disA gene encoding DNA integrity scanning diadenylate cyclase DisA, giving the protein MISDRLKKTLQMVAPGTQLHEGLENILRARTGGLIVVGDTPEVLALVNGGFRLDSDFSPFALYELAKMDGAIILSSDGEKILYANAHLNPDQTIPSRETGMRHSTAERVAKMTGQLVIAISQRRSVITLYSGHTRYVMQDIGVVLAKANQALQTLANYRDSLQRALTGLTSLEFVEEVTLADVARVLQRYELMRRVSEEVGGYIIELGTEGRLVQMQAEELLAGMADEVFFVVLDYSADGSQAESRKVLESLAEWDFDDVLDLAAIARALSRGSGASLEHPVSPRGYRALSKISRLPMSVIQNVVAGFGSLKAIRGASVEELDEVEGIGEVRARAVSEGLERLRDQAMTSATP; this is encoded by the coding sequence ATGATCTCCGACAGGCTCAAGAAGACTCTCCAGATGGTTGCCCCCGGCACACAGCTGCACGAGGGGTTGGAGAACATTCTGCGAGCTAGAACCGGTGGCCTGATTGTTGTGGGTGATACCCCCGAAGTGCTCGCGCTTGTCAATGGGGGGTTCCGGCTGGACAGTGATTTCTCACCCTTTGCCCTTTACGAGCTTGCCAAGATGGACGGAGCGATAATCCTGTCATCCGATGGAGAGAAGATTCTCTACGCGAATGCTCACCTGAACCCCGATCAGACCATCCCATCGCGGGAGACTGGCATGAGGCACTCCACTGCTGAGCGTGTCGCCAAGATGACGGGGCAGCTGGTGATCGCGATATCCCAGAGACGGAGCGTCATAACACTTTACTCCGGCCATACCAGGTACGTCATGCAGGACATCGGGGTTGTCCTGGCCAAGGCAAACCAGGCTCTTCAAACGCTGGCCAACTACAGGGACTCGCTGCAACGGGCTCTCACGGGCCTGACATCACTTGAGTTCGTGGAGGAAGTGACACTTGCCGACGTGGCCAGGGTGCTCCAGAGATATGAGCTCATGCGCAGGGTTTCTGAAGAAGTGGGCGGCTACATAATCGAACTGGGGACAGAGGGTCGGCTGGTGCAGATGCAAGCGGAGGAACTCCTCGCGGGGATGGCGGATGAAGTCTTCTTCGTAGTCCTCGACTACTCTGCCGATGGCTCACAGGCGGAATCGAGAAAGGTCCTGGAATCCCTGGCAGAGTGGGATTTCGACGACGTGCTGGACCTCGCGGCGATCGCCAGGGCATTGAGCCGGGGTTCAGGCGCCTCACTTGAACACCCGGTGTCTCCAAGAGGGTACCGGGCTCTCTCGAAAATATCCAGACTTCCCATGTCCGTGATACAAAACGTGGTGGCCGGGTTCGGGTCGCTCAAGGCCATACGGGGGGCCTCTGTGGAAGAACTGGACGAGGTGGAAGGCATAGGTGAAGTGAGAGCGCGTGCGGTCAGCGAAGGTCTAGAGCGCCTGCGGGACCAGGCGATGACCTCTGCGACGCCTTGA